The Clavibacter capsici sequence TTGGCCAATGTCGCCGAGCGCTATGGCGACTACTCACACGTCCTCGGGCCGATCTGGCAGGGCACGGAGAAGTCGGTGTACGACACCGTCGCAGTTATCACCGGGTGACCGATGGGCTCTGAACGCTCACTTCGTCATGAAAGGACGTGGCCGGCTCTGATCATTAAGCCGGCCATGCCCGCTCAACGAGCGAATTCAAATCCCATGGCTTTCGAGACATGCGTACTCAGCCTTCGAGGTCAGCGGCGTGCTGGCGTCCTCGGATGGCGAGGATCGTTCCGCCGACGACCGCGGAGGTAAGGGAGCCGACGAGTACGCCGACCTTGACGACGTCGTCCTGTTTGCTGCCAGTGCCGTAAGCGAGCTCGCCGACGAGAAGCGAGACGGTGAAGCCGATACCGGCGACGAAGGAGAGTCCGATGACGTCGGGCCAGCGCAGCGTCGGGTCGAGCCGGACCCCGGGCAGGCGCGTCACGAGGAGCGATGCGCCCGTGATCCCGGCGGCCTTGCCGACCACGAGCGCGGCGATGATGCCAATGGCCACCGTGTCGGAGAGCGACTCACGCAGCCCGTCGAGGCCGCCGACGGCGACGCCAGCGGAGAAGAACGCGAAGACCGGTACCGCGACGCCGGAGGAGAGGGGGGACCAGCGCTCGGCGAAGTGGTGCGTAAGCGCGTGGCGCTCCTCGTGTCCGGCGGCGTCGCGGTGCGTGACGCCTGCGCGGGTACTCGAAATGGCGGGGACGAGGAGACCGAGCGCGACTCCGGCGATGGTGGCATGAATCCCGGACGCGTGAACCAGCGCCCACGCGCCGACGCCGAGCGGGAAAAGGACGTACCAGGCGCGCACCCCGCGATGGACGAGGATCCCGAATGCGGCGAGCGGTACCAGCGCGAGCAGGAGGGGCATGAATGCGATCCCGGCCGTGTAGAAGACGGCGATGATCGTGATCGCGAGCAGGTCATCAACCACAACGAGGGTCAGCAGGAACGTGCGCAGCGCCGGAGGGAGACGCTTGCCGACTACCGCGACCACAGCGACTGCGAACGCGATGTCGGTCGCTGCGGGGATGGCCCATCCCTGGAGTGCGTCAGGACCGGCGCCTAGGTTGATGAGCGTGAAGATGCCGGCAGGTAGGGCGACGCCGCCGACGGCGGCAGCGATGGGGAGCGCGGCGACGCGAGGGTCACGGAGGGACCCGGCGACGAATTCCTGCTTCAGTTCGAGACCGACGACGAAGAAGAAGATTGCGAGAAGCCCATCCGCCGCCCACGCGCCGACGCTGAGGTCGAGATGCAGCGCCTCGGGCCCGAACGTGAAGCCACGCACGCGCTCGTACAGATCCGCGGCGGGGCTGTTGGCTATGACGAGCGCGAGCAGGGTCGCGATCAGCAGCAGGATCCCGCCGGTGGTGTCGTGGCTAAGGAACCGGGAGAGGCGGGCGCCGCGGCCGGGCGAGGTCCGGGCGTGAGGAGAGGTAGGTAGAGCAGGGATGGGAGTGGTCATGGGTTTCTTCCGTCGCCGAGCGCGAGTAGGGGGCGTTTCCGCTCCGGCGTCGTAGTCGACGGGAGCAGGCCTAGCTGGCCGGCGGCGGGCAGCCGGCGATCTCGCCGTGCGCGTTCGTGCCCCACGAGCTCATCCACCCATTCGTACCGGAGGCGCGCTTGGTCAGCAGGCGATTCTTGGGGAAGGCCGCATCGGCTCGAGCGCGGGCGCGCGAGACGGTGACAGTGGGGAATGGCACTCGACCACGGTACTTCACGAGCGCGCGTGCCCGTCAGCGTCGAGGCGCCTGAGGGACTATGGCCGCGTCGGGCGGCCGGGCGGCCGGGCGGCCGGGCGGTCGCGGCGTGGGCGCGAAGATGGAGGCGCGATGCGTGAGCTGGCAGCGGCATGTGTCGGTGCTATTAGAGCGACCGCGGCCCGGGGGGGCTACACTCCCTCCTTCCTCACAGCACTGGCTAGTTCCCGCTGAGCACGCTGCTCACCAACATCAGCGGTTCCTTCGCCCTCGCAGTCCTGGTCGCGGTCCGGCATGGCCTGTCGAAGAACGGCAACGACCACGTGCACGTGCACGTGCACGTCCCCGTCTCCCTGGTCCGCGAGGACGCTACGACGGCCAGCACGCACCTCGACTACGCCCGTGCCCAAAAGGCCATGCGGGAGCTTGAACGTGCGTTCGGGTTGAAGCTGCTGCACGACTCCGAGCGCGCCGTTGCACTACGCGGCGAGCAGCCGGGGGAGCGTGAGTCCGCGGCCCGGGGCGGCGCCAATGAAGTTGACGCCAGGCCCCTCGAACGAACTGTCCGCGCCGCCGCTGGTGCATTCCTCGATGAGGGCGAGTTCGTGCGCCGCGTGCGCCGCGACGGCGTACTGATCCGCCCCGCTACGCGACCGGGCGTGACGTGGTGGCCGGCTACTCAGGGCGCTACGGCCCGAGAAGGGCAAGCCTGTCGTCTGGCGCGGCGGAGGCCGGCTTGCGCGCGACCTCACCCTCCTGGA is a genomic window containing:
- the nhaA gene encoding Na+/H+ antiporter NhaA codes for the protein MTTPIPALPTSPHARTSPGRGARLSRFLSHDTTGGILLLIATLLALVIANSPAADLYERVRGFTFGPEALHLDLSVGAWAADGLLAIFFFVVGLELKQEFVAGSLRDPRVAALPIAAAVGGVALPAGIFTLINLGAGPDALQGWAIPAATDIAFAVAVVAVVGKRLPPALRTFLLTLVVVDDLLAITIIAVFYTAGIAFMPLLLALVPLAAFGILVHRGVRAWYVLFPLGVGAWALVHASGIHATIAGVALGLLVPAISSTRAGVTHRDAAGHEERHALTHHFAERWSPLSSGVAVPVFAFFSAGVAVGGLDGLRESLSDTVAIGIIAALVVGKAAGITGASLLVTRLPGVRLDPTLRWPDVIGLSFVAGIGFTVSLLVGELAYGTGSKQDDVVKVGVLVGSLTSAVVGGTILAIRGRQHAADLEG